One Deinococcus sp. Leaf326 DNA window includes the following coding sequences:
- a CDS encoding HU family DNA-binding protein, with protein MTKTTEGNKIAKTQLVEQVADKTGLTKKQADEAVSALLDATVEALRAGKTVGLPGLGTMSVKTTAARTGVKPGTSEKIQIPAGKKVAFKVASTLKGTL; from the coding sequence ATGACGAAAACGACCGAGGGCAACAAGATCGCCAAGACTCAGCTCGTCGAGCAGGTCGCCGACAAGACCGGCCTGACCAAGAAACAGGCGGACGAGGCCGTCAGCGCTCTGCTGGACGCCACCGTCGAGGCCCTGCGCGCCGGCAAGACCGTGGGCCTGCCCGGTCTGGGCACGATGAGCGTCAAGACCACTGCCGCCCGCACCGGCGTGAAGCCCGGCACGAGTGAGAAGATCCAGATTCCGGCCGGCAAGAAAGTCGCCTTCAAGGTCGCCAGCACCCTGAAGGGCACCCTCTAA
- a CDS encoding helix-turn-helix domain-containing protein encodes MDKMNKTVPTRKPSIERAVVNHPGSIIAFELDARGWTQKDLAAIVQRPAQAINEIINGKKRITAETAYALASALGINEEIWLRLESNYQLYISRQNVKQHEIARRSALFSFAPILEMIRRGWLKNIDNKTETLESSIEEFYGSKIPQLSPYLPQLRFRLSENRTPEEYAKLAWVIQVYHLAKKDKVAQFNLNNLDKLIEDLLELTKHPKQVTMVKPKLEEYGIHFILLEHLSKSYIDGATFYLDDNPVVALTLRFDRLDYFWFTLMHELAHIKLGHTEGHIDDSLESNDTTKDEIEASEVAGNWLIEESKLEKFLTDSRNLDKATIDLFAESILRHPSIVIGRLHNRKILSYSKMRDHIPKVKHFLPME; translated from the coding sequence ATGGATAAAATGAATAAAACTGTACCGACTAGAAAGCCGTCTATAGAAAGAGCAGTAGTCAATCATCCTGGGTCAATTATAGCTTTTGAGTTGGATGCCCGTGGGTGGACTCAAAAAGATCTTGCTGCCATTGTTCAGCGGCCCGCACAGGCAATAAACGAAATTATCAATGGAAAAAAGAGAATTACCGCCGAGACAGCCTACGCTTTAGCCAGTGCACTTGGAATTAATGAGGAGATTTGGCTAAGACTAGAGTCAAACTATCAACTCTATATAAGCCGACAGAATGTTAAGCAACATGAAATTGCAAGACGTAGCGCGCTGTTTTCTTTCGCTCCTATCTTAGAAATGATACGACGTGGTTGGCTAAAAAATATTGATAATAAAACAGAAACTTTGGAAAGCTCCATAGAAGAGTTCTATGGATCTAAGATTCCCCAACTCTCGCCATACCTGCCCCAACTAAGATTTAGACTTTCTGAAAATCGTACTCCAGAAGAGTACGCCAAACTCGCATGGGTAATCCAAGTTTACCATCTTGCGAAAAAGGACAAAGTTGCTCAATTTAATTTAAATAATTTGGATAAATTGATCGAAGATCTTCTCGAATTGACCAAACATCCAAAGCAAGTTACTATGGTTAAGCCTAAATTAGAGGAATATGGTATTCATTTCATTTTACTTGAACATCTTTCTAAAAGTTATATTGATGGAGCAACTTTCTATCTAGATGATAACCCAGTAGTTGCTTTGACCTTAAGATTTGATAGACTAGACTATTTTTGGTTTACATTGATGCATGAGTTAGCACACATAAAGCTTGGACACACAGAAGGTCATATTGATGATTCATTAGAGAGCAATGATACTACGAAGGACGAAATAGAAGCGAGTGAAGTTGCGGGCAACTGGCTCATCGAAGAATCAAAGCTTGAAAAATTCCTGACCGACAGTCGGAATTTAGATAAAGCAACTATTGATTTATTTGCTGAATCTATATTACGCCATCCTAGTATAGTTATTGGTAGATTACATAATAGAAAAATACTCTCCTATAGCAAAATGAGAGATCACATACCTAAGGTAAAACACTTTCTACCAATGGAGTAA
- a CDS encoding DEAD/DEAH box helicase, with translation MDTVSVNSKNEVAANHLNEILSKMEISGTLFIGHPTIENANDRIDFDAVLVSIEYGVIGFDFNDDTAPTAYDLEEKQTKLHHSLKSLLYSNRLLLERRELAIPVSILTLTERQYGDAYFEDINFCSPDLLSEKMDSFSSMDEKFLAPALATLQNTTTLKPPRRRLEAKTEGSRGSILKEIEKAITKFDQWQNRAALETPGSPQRIRGLAGSGKTVILANKAARLHYLHPEWKIAITFNTRTLYQQFKDLVRRFYYQQANEEPNWDNIQIRHAWGGTKRPGIYYQTAERQGVSIRNFGYAEQMFGSNLAFDGVCKELLSEVSDEHFSKIYDVILIDEAQDLPKSFFELVYHITKDPKRIVWAYDELQNLVDYTMLPPEELFGTHLDGSPKVEIGSNISQLTQDMILPVCYRNTPWALTIAHGLGFGTGRIGGLVQFFEDPSLWDSIGYEVVSGSLDLGQNVTLRRKSDAYPAIFKDNLLPIDVVKTMVFNDDIEQANWVANEIISNIKGDELQTEDIMVIIADPRKLSSLGGKLKAALKLLGLNSHSPGVGESQDEFFINDSIVVTTIHRAKGNEAAMVYLLASEYGNDKFDLIKRRNTLFTGITRSRAWVRVCGTGNEMSSIKQEIDIIVGDNHELKFKVPSANELEKMRKIHRDRSIKEIKRLENIIKTTEEFAEKLDSGDLSIESLSQNVRNKLQDALNRVDRKDS, from the coding sequence ATGGATACAGTTTCTGTTAACTCTAAGAATGAAGTAGCAGCGAATCATCTTAACGAGATTCTCTCTAAAATGGAAATATCCGGTACCTTATTTATAGGTCATCCTACTATTGAAAATGCCAATGATAGAATAGATTTTGATGCTGTACTAGTATCCATTGAATATGGAGTTATAGGTTTTGATTTTAATGATGATACTGCTCCAACGGCATATGACTTAGAGGAGAAACAGACTAAACTTCATCACTCCCTTAAGTCTCTACTCTACTCCAATAGATTACTTCTTGAACGTCGCGAACTTGCCATTCCGGTTAGTATTTTGACACTCACTGAAAGACAGTATGGAGACGCATACTTTGAAGATATAAATTTTTGTTCTCCAGATTTGCTGTCAGAGAAAATGGATAGTTTTTCATCCATGGATGAAAAATTTCTTGCACCCGCTCTAGCTACTTTGCAAAATACAACTACTCTGAAGCCGCCGAGAAGACGATTAGAAGCAAAAACTGAAGGATCAAGAGGATCTATATTAAAAGAAATTGAAAAAGCTATAACAAAGTTTGATCAGTGGCAGAATCGGGCCGCTCTAGAAACTCCGGGCAGTCCACAAAGAATCAGAGGACTAGCTGGTAGTGGGAAAACGGTAATTCTCGCAAATAAGGCTGCTCGTCTTCATTACTTACACCCTGAATGGAAAATTGCAATAACTTTTAATACACGGACGCTGTATCAGCAATTTAAAGATCTGGTGCGTCGATTCTACTATCAGCAAGCAAATGAAGAGCCTAATTGGGATAATATTCAGATTCGTCATGCATGGGGCGGAACAAAAAGACCAGGAATATATTACCAAACAGCTGAAAGACAAGGGGTATCTATACGTAATTTTGGCTATGCCGAACAAATGTTCGGTTCAAACCTAGCTTTTGATGGGGTATGTAAAGAGCTTCTTTCCGAAGTAAGCGATGAGCATTTTTCTAAAATTTATGATGTTATACTTATTGACGAAGCACAAGATTTACCTAAGTCTTTCTTTGAGTTAGTTTATCATATTACCAAAGACCCTAAGAGGATAGTATGGGCCTATGATGAGCTACAGAACTTAGTTGATTACACCATGCTTCCCCCAGAAGAGCTGTTTGGCACTCATTTGGATGGTAGCCCCAAGGTGGAGATTGGAAGCAACATCTCTCAATTAACACAGGATATGATTCTACCAGTCTGTTATAGAAATACCCCTTGGGCTTTGACTATCGCCCATGGACTTGGTTTCGGCACAGGTAGAATTGGGGGATTAGTACAATTTTTCGAGGACCCCTCTTTGTGGGACTCTATAGGTTACGAAGTTGTCAGTGGCTCCCTTGATCTAGGACAGAATGTAACATTAAGACGAAAATCAGACGCTTATCCAGCTATCTTTAAAGATAATTTATTGCCTATAGATGTTGTTAAAACAATGGTTTTCAATGATGATATCGAGCAAGCTAATTGGGTTGCTAATGAAATTATTAGTAATATCAAGGGAGATGAATTACAAACCGAAGATATAATGGTAATTATAGCAGATCCAAGAAAGCTTAGTAGCTTGGGAGGTAAACTCAAAGCCGCTCTCAAGCTATTAGGCCTTAATTCTCATAGCCCTGGAGTTGGCGAGAGCCAAGATGAATTTTTTATAAATGATAGTATCGTTGTGACCACTATACATAGGGCTAAGGGCAATGAGGCGGCCATGGTCTACCTTCTGGCAAGTGAGTATGGAAATGATAAGTTTGATCTTATAAAAAGACGTAATACTTTATTTACGGGAATCACAAGATCACGAGCTTGGGTTAGAGTTTGTGGCACAGGTAATGAAATGTCATCAATTAAGCAAGAGATTGATATAATAGTCGGAGATAATCATGAGCTGAAATTTAAAGTTCCCTCAGCTAATGAGCTAGAAAAAATGCGTAAAATACATCGCGATCGCTCTATTAAAGAAATTAAGAGACTAGAAAATATAATTAAGACAACAGAGGAATTTGCAGAGAAATTAGATAGTGGCGATCTATCCATAGAATCTCTTTCACAAAATGTTAGAAACAAGCTGCAAGATGCTTTAAATAGAGTTGATAGAAAAGATAGCTGA
- a CDS encoding transposase yields MARYRPRHSLGRRAVIRHFYRWTRRHFSTRSTCAHQKITDAWLIALLLSRFVFKVPYALIWWSLLREDRHGLPSYTQAYTRSLRLLARLEAAVHSVEHLAEVIIDSMPLPVCRPKRTKRCAFPGARWGYGTQGDFYGYKLHAWVTTTGKVVQYVLRPANLHDVTVAYELNRHWAAWGGPKVIGDKGYAALVSSFPRHPKLRKRIETVFSQLVAGQVRSVQVKTLSGLRLRVVLAVLAHNLTRP; encoded by the coding sequence ATGGCTAGATATCGTCCCCGTCATAGTCTAGGCCGCCGTGCGGTTATCCGCCACTTCTACCGCTGGACCCGGCGGCACTTCAGTACCCGAAGCACCTGCGCCCACCAGAAAATCACCGATGCCTGGCTGATTGCGTTGTTGCTCAGCAGGTTCGTCTTCAAGGTGCCCTACGCTTTGATCTGGTGGAGCCTGCTCAGGGAAGACCGGCACGGTCTTCCCTCGTACACGCAGGCATACACGCGTAGCCTCCGACTTCTGGCACGTTTAGAAGCGGCCGTTCACTCGGTTGAACACCTGGCAGAGGTCATCATCGACTCGATGCCTCTCCCAGTCTGCCGTCCCAAGCGGACGAAACGCTGCGCGTTTCCAGGCGCTCGGTGGGGCTACGGGACCCAGGGTGACTTCTACGGCTACAAGTTGCATGCCTGGGTCACCACGACAGGGAAAGTCGTCCAGTACGTCTTGCGACCTGCCAATCTCCACGACGTGACGGTGGCCTACGAGTTGAACCGACACTGGGCCGCGTGGGGTGGTCCGAAGGTGATTGGGGACAAGGGGTATGCCGCGTTGGTTTCGTCTTTCCCCCGCCACCCCAAACTCCGTAAACGTATCGAAACGGTCTTCTCTCAACTTGTCGCAGGTCAGGTACGTTCGGTCCAAGTCAAAACGCTCTCTGGCTTGCGGCTCCGTGTCGTCCTGGCGGTGCTCGCCCATAACCTCACTAGGCCCTAA
- a CDS encoding ZIP family metal transporter, whose product MHGIPIWLQAGLWGLVAGGALLIGAAIGYLFRVPQRLIASIMAFGSGVLISALSFELMDEAYKTGGFDSTSLGFLSGAAIFTAANWALARQGAKHRKRSGEQQPSEAQDSGSGAAIAVGALLDGIPESIVIGLSMLQGGVVSLVAVTAIFLSNIPEGLSSAAGMKKAGRKAGYIFGVWGGIALVSGIAALMGYTVFQNFSPDVVAATTAVAAGAILAMLVDTMIPEAFEVAHNSAGLITVLGFLAAFALSKAG is encoded by the coding sequence ATGCACGGCATACCGATCTGGCTTCAGGCTGGCTTGTGGGGACTGGTTGCTGGTGGAGCACTGTTGATCGGTGCCGCCATTGGATATCTCTTCCGGGTTCCACAGCGCCTGATCGCATCCATCATGGCCTTCGGCAGTGGCGTGCTGATCTCTGCGCTCTCTTTCGAACTGATGGACGAAGCCTATAAGACCGGTGGATTCGACTCCACCTCTCTAGGCTTCTTAAGCGGCGCGGCCATCTTCACGGCCGCCAACTGGGCGTTGGCGCGGCAGGGGGCCAAGCACCGCAAGCGGTCCGGTGAGCAACAACCCTCGGAGGCCCAGGACTCGGGCAGTGGCGCGGCGATCGCGGTGGGCGCCCTCCTTGACGGCATCCCAGAGTCCATCGTGATTGGGCTGAGCATGCTTCAGGGCGGCGTGGTGAGTCTGGTAGCCGTGACCGCTATTTTCCTGTCGAACATTCCGGAGGGTCTCTCGAGCGCAGCGGGGATGAAGAAGGCTGGGCGCAAGGCGGGGTACATTTTTGGCGTCTGGGGGGGTATCGCGCTGGTGTCGGGCATCGCCGCGTTGATGGGCTATACCGTATTCCAAAACTTTTCGCCGGACGTTGTGGCGGCGACGACCGCCGTGGCTGCTGGAGCAATTCTAGCGATGTTGGTGGACACGATGATTCCTGAGGCGTTTGAGGTTGCCCACAACTCCGCAGGGTTGATCACGGTCCTAGGCTTCCTGGCTGCTTTCGCCCTCAGTAAGGCGGGCTAG
- a CDS encoding NAD(P)/FAD-dependent oxidoreductase: MPHDPTAPYDVLIIGGGFAGLSAALYTARGMKRGVLCTAGPSRNTAARHTHGFLTRDGANPAEMLQMAREQLAEYDLPVIEAQVVNITGENNAFTAHLADGGTIRARKLILATGVQDILPDIPGLQEEWGRGVQHCPYCYGWEVSDQPLALYQPGLAGRNGVQTILYHQKLSPDFLVCSDGPLDFTPEQRHLLEDLGATLIDSALAQVEGTPEGVRLYFADGTSAERAVLYSHGERRLRANLAEALGCEMTAAGIKIDPLTHRTTVPGVYAAGDVSSGNQVAFAVAGGGKAAMQAAFEIYYDDLPAAARA; the protein is encoded by the coding sequence ATGCCCCACGACCCCACGGCCCCCTATGACGTGCTCATCATCGGCGGCGGCTTCGCCGGCCTGAGCGCCGCCCTCTACACCGCACGCGGAATGAAACGTGGCGTCCTGTGCACCGCTGGCCCCAGCCGCAATACCGCGGCACGTCACACCCACGGGTTTCTGACGCGAGATGGCGCCAACCCCGCCGAGATGCTCCAGATGGCGCGTGAGCAGCTCGCCGAGTACGATCTGCCGGTGATCGAGGCCCAGGTCGTCAACATCACAGGCGAAAACAATGCCTTCACCGCGCACCTCGCCGACGGCGGCACCATCCGGGCCCGGAAGCTCATCCTGGCGACCGGCGTGCAGGACATCCTGCCGGACATTCCTGGTCTTCAGGAGGAGTGGGGCCGGGGCGTGCAGCACTGCCCCTACTGTTATGGGTGGGAGGTCAGCGACCAGCCGCTGGCGCTGTATCAGCCGGGCCTCGCGGGGCGGAATGGGGTGCAGACGATCCTGTACCACCAGAAGTTGTCGCCGGACTTCCTGGTGTGCAGCGACGGCCCGCTGGACTTCACGCCCGAGCAGCGGCACCTGCTGGAGGATCTGGGGGCCACGCTGATCGACAGCGCGCTCGCACAGGTCGAAGGGACGCCAGAAGGCGTGCGGCTGTACTTTGCGGACGGCACGAGCGCGGAGCGGGCGGTGCTTTACTCGCACGGAGAACGGCGCCTGCGCGCCAACCTAGCCGAGGCACTGGGCTGTGAGATGACGGCGGCAGGGATCAAGATTGACCCGTTGACCCACCGGACCACGGTGCCGGGCGTGTACGCGGCCGGGGACGTGAGCAGCGGGAATCAGGTGGCCTTCGCGGTGGCCGGGGGCGGGAAGGCGGCGATGCAGGCGGCCTTCGAGATCTACTACGACGATCTGCCGGCGGCCGCGCGGGCGTAG
- a CDS encoding type II toxin-antitoxin system RelE/ParE family toxin, with the protein MHIQYRRPKIEALVETRAGAAKYPPEIVDRLFEVLDVIAAASEEKQLYQFKGLRYELLRGKRKGEASMRLNDQWRLIVAVHEDSEGFFAEIIDIEDYH; encoded by the coding sequence GTGCATATTCAGTACCGCAGACCGAAGATCGAGGCGTTAGTGGAAACGCGTGCGGGAGCCGCAAAGTACCCTCCCGAAATAGTTGACCGCTTATTTGAAGTTCTGGACGTAATCGCAGCAGCTTCGGAGGAAAAGCAACTCTACCAGTTCAAAGGTCTCAGATATGAGCTACTCAGGGGCAAAAGGAAGGGTGAAGCATCAATGAGATTAAATGACCAGTGGCGTCTGATCGTTGCTGTTCACGAAGACTCAGAGGGATTTTTTGCAGAAATCATTGACATTGAGGACTATCACTGA